AGCGGGACACCGAACGGTACATCGGCGGCCTCTCGATGGTTCTCGGCACCGTATTCACAGTCCGGATTATCCAGATGGCCCTGTTCACGGACCTGCTGACAACCTATCGGCTGTGGCTCGGATCGGTGATCGCAGTCGTCACCATCGTCGGCCTCCTGCTCGGAACGTACCTCCGCCGTCTCGAAGTGGACGAGGAGAAGTTCAACTGGTTCGTCGTCGCGTTGCTGTTCGTCATCTCACTCAATATCTTCCGGAACACGATTCCAGCGCTCTTCCTGTGACCCGGACGTAGTTTTCGGTACGAAACGTCAGCGACATCCGACCAAAAGAGCTCACTGGCCGGCGTCGTCCGTCGTGTCGTCGATATCCTTCTCAACGATGTCTTTCCGCGAGACAACTTCGATCACCGTCTCCGAACCGATTGCAATCCCGCCTTCGATATCTTCAACGCGGAGTATCACGTCTTCCGGACTCGTACAGCCGCAGTTGACGAACTCTTCCCACTCGTCGCCGACAGCGACAGGTCCTGCATGGGACCACCGAAGGTACCGACGGTACGTGTGTTCCGTCATATTCTCCCGGAGCCACTCGCTGTCTGCGACCCACCAGTCATCGGTGTCGTCTGGATCAGTCTCCGGTGACCGGAACGAAACGAGGACCCGATCCGCCTGATCGTCGACGGAGGCTGGGTCTGTCGTGTTGACATCGTGTCGGACACTCGACCCCATCAGTCGTCGGCCTCCGTAGCAACTGCTTCAGGACTCTCAGCCGACGCCGCGTCTACTGATTCGAGCCACTCCTCGGCGTCCAGGGCGGCCATGCTACCCATGCCGGCGGCGGTGACCGCCTGCTGGTACTCGCGGTCCATCACGTCACCGGCCCCAAAGACGCCGTCGGCGGCCGTCGCCGTCGTCGCCCACGCATCCCCTGCGGTGGACGTTTGAACGTACCCGTTGTCGTCGAGGTCAACGTGGGTGTCCCGGAGGAAGTCGGTGTTGGGCTCGTGGCCGATAGCGTAGAACACGCCACCAACCTCGACCTCCTCGACTTTGACGTCTTCACCGGCTTCGTACTTCTGGGCAGGGTAGCCATCCAGGTGGAAGACGAGCGTCGCACCGGTCACGCCTTTCTCCTGAGACCCCTTGATCGCCAAGAGTTCAGTGTTCCAGACGAACTCGACGCTATCGTGATTGCGAGCGCGGTCAGCCATGATTTCCGAAGCTCTGAGTTCGTCGCGGCGGTGGACGACGGTCACGGAGTCAGCGAACTTCGCGAGGAAGAGAGCCTCTTCCATCGCGCTGTCGCCGCCACCGACGACGAGAACATCGTCACCGC
The DNA window shown above is from Halostella salina and carries:
- a CDS encoding NAD(P)/FAD-dependent oxidoreductase; translated protein: MTEEIQDLVIAGSGVAGLSAAVYAARADLDPLVLEGDEPGGQLTLTTDVENYLGFPDGVGGMELIQRGKEQAEQFGAEFRHGSIESAELDEQPLELSISTGESLLTRALIVATGASARWVGAEGEDELMGYGLSTCATCDGAFHRGDDVLVVGGGDSAMEEALFLAKFADSVTVVHRRDELRASEIMADRARNHDSVEFVWNTELLAIKGSQEKGVTGATLVFHLDGYPAQKYEAGEDVKVEEVEVGGVFYAIGHEPNTDFLRDTHVDLDDNGYVQTSTAGDAWATTATAADGVFGAGDVMDREYQQAVTAAGMGSMAALDAEEWLESVDAASAESPEAVATEADD